From a region of the Halorubrum sp. BV1 genome:
- a CDS encoding TRAM domain-containing protein yields the protein MVEITDSLACLFTGEIEERDGDHVVTVPSSEIEHGTLEPGESYRVALIARETSESPTASAGDVTEPTADRSPSGNGASPRTSQSSTDAAPSGPPVSEGDVREVTIETLGDKGDGIAKIERGYVVIVPDSEPGDQPTVEITSVRENVSFADVIEE from the coding sequence ATGGTCGAAATTACTGATTCGCTGGCGTGTCTCTTCACCGGCGAGATCGAAGAGCGCGACGGCGATCACGTTGTCACGGTCCCGTCGTCCGAGATCGAACACGGCACCCTCGAACCGGGCGAGTCGTACCGCGTCGCGCTGATCGCACGGGAGACGTCGGAATCGCCGACCGCCAGCGCCGGAGACGTGACAGAACCGACGGCAGATCGGTCCCCTTCCGGAAACGGCGCGAGTCCGAGGACGTCGCAGTCGTCGACCGACGCCGCGCCCTCCGGTCCTCCCGTGTCAGAGGGCGACGTCCGCGAAGTGACGATCGAGACACTCGGCGACAAAGGCGACGGAATCGCGAAGATCGAGCGGGGCTACGTCGTCATCGTCCCCGACTCCGAACCGGGCGACCAGCCGACGGTGGAGATCACGAGCGTCCGCGAGAACGTCTCCTTCGCCGACGTCATCGAGGAGTAG